Genomic segment of Nostoc sp. TCL240-02:
TTACGTTGGATAGTCGGAAAATACTTTTTACCTAATTTCAATAACAGATCATCACTAAGGAGATAGAAGGTCATGAGCAAGATTGCTGCTCACCTACCATCATCGATCACTCCCTTTTCAGTTATTAGCCAAATTGCCAGAAGAATCCGGATAGTTCCTTTATTAATTTTGCTCATATCCACTGTTCCTGCGTGGTTTTTGACGGAAGCGATCGCGCCCCAGGTTGTGCAAGCTTACACCGCTAGAGTCGATCTAGCTATTGACCGCCTGCCAGAAGAAAACTATGAAACCGTTCTACGGAGGGCGGAAGCGGCCGCTAGAGCCGCCGCCCAAAGGAGCTTCGACCAAGATATATTGGTGACAGATGTTTCAATCATTGTATCCGTACAAAATTTTGGAGCGATCGCACCAGTTCTGGCATTAGATGTGAGTCGTCCCCAATGGCGATCGCGTCCCGATGCTCAAAACTGGGCTACTTACTTCAAAACTGCGCGATCGCTACTTTTCTTTGACAATAGCTCTACAGCAGCTAACGGTGTATCAAGCAAAAAATGAAGGATTGAAGAAGAGGCAAGGGAGCAGGGGGGACAGTTCAGATGGAGATTCAACCCCAACTGTTGCGCCACCTTCCCGTAGGGTTTGAGTCCCCACTTCTTATAAGTTGGGACTCAGACCCATGTTCCGCTCCGCTTCACGGTAGGAATGAAGGGGTCATCTCCCTCCTTCCCCCTGCCTCTTCGTTAAGCTAGACACGGAGACGTAAAGAGTGGAATACTTAAATAATTCCCTCTATTTCCGTGTCATACTTTAATCTCAACCGATCAATTCACCTTACCTGTTGTTCTCTGCGTCAGCGGATGGCCTAGAATAAGAAGGTTGTCAAGAATCGCGATATCTGCTGACATGGCTGTTCCTAAGAAGAAAACTTCCAAATCAAAACGAGATAAACGTCGAGCTACCTGGAGGCACAAAGCCGTCGTCGAAGCTCAGAAAGCCCTCTCTCTGGGTAAGTCAATTTTGACTGGACGTTCTACATTTGTGTATCCAACGGCTGAAGAAGAGGAAGAAGAATCATAATTTCCCAGTCAGGCAAAGCATAAACAGCACCAATCTTCTTACTACTGGACCAACGCTTTTTATTAGCTTTCCTGATTGCATTTTGAATCATAGATACTCTATACAAGCTCATTAGCTCGATAAAAATTGGTAGTGAGTAATTGGGAACATCCATTACCCATTACCTATCATTGATGAGTGATAATCAAGTAATCATATAAAAGTAAAACATCTGGTAGTGTTGGCAATTTAGCAAGAAAGCTTGTAAACACTTTGAGAAAACTTATTTTTCTCCAACTATGCTAGGAAAATTTTTTCACAAACCAGGGAAAGAAGAGGGGGAACGTGTTCCTCCTGGTCAACACTTAGCTAAAGGTTTCCCCGTACTAACTTACGGCGCAACTCCCCAAGTCAGTATTGAGGAATGGGAGTTTCGAGTTTGGGGTTTGGCAAAACCTGCTACCTTTAGTTGGTCAGACTTTATGGCGCTACCTCAACACGAATTCACGGCAGACTTCCACTGTGTAACGCGCTGGTCTAAGCTTGATGTCAAATGGACTGGCATCAAAGTTACAGATTTCATGGATCTGATTGAGCTAGATCCGAAAGTAGCCTACATTATGGAACACTGCTACGGCGGCTACACTACAAATA
This window contains:
- a CDS encoding sulfite oxidase-like oxidoreductase translates to MLGKFFHKPGKEEGERVPPGQHLAKGFPVLTYGATPQVSIEEWEFRVWGLAKPATFSWSDFMALPQHEFTADFHCVTRWSKLDVKWTGIKVTDFMDLIELDPKVAYIMEHCYGGYTTNISVEDFIREENFFAFKVFGEDLSSEHGGPMRLVVPHLYAWKSAKWINGLEFLAGEELGFWERNGYHRRGEPWAEERYSNAFGF
- the rpmF gene encoding 50S ribosomal protein L32 — its product is MAVPKKKTSKSKRDKRRATWRHKAVVEAQKALSLGKSILTGRSTFVYPTAEEEEEES